A single Amphiprion ocellaris isolate individual 3 ecotype Okinawa chromosome 15, ASM2253959v1, whole genome shotgun sequence DNA region contains:
- the LOC111571914 gene encoding tumor necrosis factor receptor superfamily member 6B-like, protein MVFTSCLLPAVLVLLLSLVHSDASPAKTFELQDPVTGKPVKCDRCPPGTYLRDRCSSTHKSQCAPCPPGSFTELWNHIGKCLRCGVCGYNMIEKTACTAASDCQCECKPGYYFKEDYDMCVRHSECPAGQGVESQGTANKDTVCHICSNNTYSDVSSAHNNCTDHQTCSDAELLKGSTWHNSVCANCRALKDGGEYLKEILPAFFVHLKMNIKRLRRIVHRLPLEDGKKQAGTSEFSLSQLHDRINTWAASATPKQIRELPGILDKTGASSAGERLQNKLQRIDTNLKEQCALGNEVLAVL, encoded by the exons ATG GTGTTTACATCCTGTTTACTTCCAGCTGTTttggtgctgctgctgtcactggTTCACAGCGATGCCTCACCAGCCAAGACCTTCGAGCTCCAGGACCCAGTCACCGGGAAGCCGGTCAAGTGTGACCGCTGCCCTCCGGGGACGTACCTGCGCGATCGCTGCTCGTCGACGCACAAGAGCCAGTGCGCACCGTGTCCTCCCGGTTCCTTCACCGAGCTCTGGAATCACATCGGCAAATGCCTGAGATGTGGAGTCTGTGGGTACAATATGATCGAGAAGACGGCGTGCACGGCCGCCAGCGACTGCCAGTGCGAGTGCAAACCTGGCTACTACTTCAAAGAGGACTACGACATGTGCGTCCGCCACAGCGAGTGTCCGGCCGGACAGGGAGTGGAGAGCCAAG GTACAGCTAATAAGGACACAGTGTGCCACATCTGCTCCAACAACACCTACTCCGACGTTTCCTCGGCTCACAACAACTGCACCGATCACCAGACGTGCAGCGATGCAGAGCTGCTGAAGGGCTCCACGTGGCACAATAGCGTCTGTGCAAACTGCAGAGCGCTCAAGG ACGGAGGTGAGTACCTCAAAGAAATCCTCCCGGCTTTCTTCGTCCACCTTAAAATGAACATCAAACGTCTGCGTCGGATCGTGCACAGGCTCCCACTGGAGGACGGCAAAAAGCAGGCGGGAACATCAGAATTTAGCCTCTCACAGCTTCACGATCGCATCAACACTTGGGCCGCCTCCGCCACACCAAAGCAGATTCGGGAGCTTCCGGGGATACTGGATAAAACAGGAGCGAGCAGCGCTGGTGAGAGACTACAGAACAAGCTGCAACGCATTGACACGAATCTCAAAGAGCAGTGCGCTCTGGGAAACGAGGTGCTTGCAGTTTTATAG